Proteins co-encoded in one uncultured Draconibacterium sp. genomic window:
- a CDS encoding oligosaccharide flippase family protein, with product MKKYLNSISAFQSFQLVRYSTLILVGIVFTKTTLTQKAIGEYETFVFLAGAVSFFWLNGLLKALLPVGLDKTSNKTNVFSALVVIQSFSLLVALLLFVFQSFFSSVLLNGKSVPELVLLLVFVVIGPASNLVEYYYLIKKRNNAIVIYALVSFAVQFIFVVLPVLLGYGVQLAIKGLLLSACLRYLWLIITLAASREFVFSMSFVREYLKLGLPLIVAALLGGSAQFVDGFIVTSRFDEATFAVFRYGARELPLAMLLANALSNAMLPVFVDKERLTENLHQLKLSLQKLMHLLFPLTAILLLVSKPLFPLVFNAGFEESSTIFNIYLLLIISRLMLPQTILNGLRISKPIMLASLFELMINVLLSFVFARFWGIAGIAMATLVAYLFEKIYLAVVVKQHLHISLWAYLPKRFFFIYSAGIIVIFIFAELIF from the coding sequence GTGAAAAAATACCTAAATAGTATTTCTGCCTTCCAGAGCTTTCAGTTGGTGCGATATTCAACTTTGATCTTGGTTGGAATTGTTTTTACCAAAACTACGTTAACGCAAAAAGCAATTGGAGAGTACGAAACCTTTGTTTTTTTGGCTGGTGCAGTAAGTTTTTTTTGGTTGAATGGGTTGTTAAAGGCTTTATTGCCAGTTGGATTAGATAAGACTAGCAACAAGACCAATGTTTTTAGTGCATTGGTTGTTATACAGAGTTTTAGCTTGCTGGTTGCATTGCTTTTATTTGTCTTTCAATCTTTTTTTTCAAGTGTATTATTAAATGGCAAATCGGTTCCCGAGCTTGTTTTACTGTTGGTTTTTGTTGTTATTGGGCCCGCATCAAATCTGGTAGAATATTACTATCTGATAAAAAAGCGAAACAATGCGATTGTGATTTATGCGTTGGTTTCTTTTGCGGTACAATTTATTTTTGTTGTTTTGCCTGTGTTGTTGGGGTATGGTGTACAGCTGGCCATTAAGGGCTTGTTGTTAAGTGCATGTTTGCGCTATTTATGGCTAATAATTACGCTTGCTGCCAGCCGTGAATTCGTGTTTTCCATGTCATTTGTTCGCGAGTATTTAAAACTGGGATTGCCACTGATTGTGGCAGCTTTATTAGGCGGCTCTGCACAGTTTGTCGATGGTTTTATTGTTACTTCCAGATTTGATGAAGCTACCTTTGCCGTGTTTCGTTATGGTGCCCGCGAACTTCCGTTGGCTATGCTGTTGGCTAATGCTTTAAGCAATGCCATGCTGCCTGTTTTTGTCGATAAAGAAAGGTTGACAGAGAATCTGCATCAATTGAAATTGAGCTTACAAAAACTAATGCACCTGCTTTTTCCGCTAACCGCAATTTTACTGCTGGTTTCAAAACCGTTGTTCCCCTTGGTATTTAATGCCGGTTTTGAGGAGAGTTCTACCATCTTTAATATATATCTGCTGTTAATTATCAGTAGATTAATGCTCCCGCAAACAATTTTAAACGGATTGAGGATTTCAAAACCAATAATGCTGGCTTCTTTGTTTGAGCTGATGATAAATGTGCTGCTAAGTTTTGTTTTTGCACGATTTTGGGGAATTGCTGGAATTGCAATGGCTACTTTGGTGGCCTACCTGTTTGAGAAAATTTACTTGGCGGTAGTTGTAAAACAACATTTACATATATCATTGTGGGCATATTTGCCAAAACGTTTTTTCTTTATCTATTCGGCCGGAATAATTGTAATTTTTATTTTTGCCGAACTAATTTTTTAA
- a CDS encoding AI-2E family transporter, which produces MIQLKGWTRNTLFIVGLIFIIFLLWYFSAIVTYILISVVLSFIGRPLTRWLVKIRYKRFKVPKGLAAFATLVSLWIVFISFFRFIIPLLLSEVETLSQIDFTLVLDSIEEPLLNLMHIFHKDAVSIESQNFIDIVTESLGAEIDFSQVSNWFGLVAGTIGELLIGFFSVSFITFFFLKEENMFSTFIILLVPTHLEEKVAHILNSISYLLRRYFIGLLLEVLMVMLLDTVGLTIVGIGFNHAVVIGLFCGMFNVIPYLGPWMGAALGLLIGAALHINLDFMNDVLPILGWMTVVFLSVQIIDNVLFQPLIYSSSVKAHPLEIFLVIMAAGSMAGIIGMILAIPVYTILRVIAAEFFENMKLVKKLTKHLEKEKTEG; this is translated from the coding sequence ATGATTCAACTTAAAGGCTGGACACGCAATACCCTTTTTATTGTCGGACTTATTTTTATCATTTTTCTGTTGTGGTATTTTAGTGCCATAGTCACCTATATTCTTATTTCGGTGGTGCTATCGTTTATTGGCCGCCCGCTAACCCGCTGGCTGGTAAAAATTCGATACAAACGATTTAAAGTCCCCAAAGGTCTGGCAGCCTTTGCAACACTGGTTAGCTTATGGATTGTTTTTATTTCCTTTTTCAGATTTATTATACCACTCTTACTTAGCGAGGTAGAAACCCTTTCACAAATCGACTTTACACTGGTTCTGGATTCAATAGAAGAACCACTGCTAAACCTCATGCACATTTTTCATAAAGATGCTGTTAGTATTGAATCGCAAAATTTTATTGATATTGTTACAGAAAGTTTAGGTGCTGAAATTGACTTCTCGCAGGTGTCTAACTGGTTCGGGCTGGTTGCCGGAACAATCGGCGAATTGTTAATTGGGTTCTTTTCTGTCTCCTTTATCACCTTTTTCTTTTTAAAAGAAGAAAACATGTTTAGCACTTTCATCATACTACTGGTTCCTACCCATTTAGAAGAAAAAGTTGCCCACATACTCAATTCCATTTCTTACCTGCTACGGCGATACTTTATCGGCCTTCTGCTGGAAGTTTTGATGGTAATGCTACTCGATACCGTTGGGCTTACCATCGTGGGTATAGGATTCAACCACGCGGTTGTAATTGGGTTGTTTTGCGGAATGTTTAACGTTATTCCATATCTCGGTCCGTGGATGGGGGCAGCACTCGGCTTACTTATCGGAGCAGCTTTACATATTAATCTCGATTTTATGAACGACGTATTACCAATTCTGGGGTGGATGACCGTAGTTTTTCTTTCTGTTCAGATAATCGACAATGTTCTTTTTCAACCACTTATTTATTCCAGCAGCGTAAAAGCGCACCCCCTTGAGATTTTTCTTGTAATTATGGCCGCCGGAAGTATGGCCGGAATTATCGGAATGATCCTCGCTATTCCGGTATACACCATCCTCAGGGTAATTGCTGCCGAATTTTTCGAGAACATGAAACTCGTGAAAAAGCTTACCAAACACCTCGAAAAAGAAAAAACTGAAGGCTGA
- a CDS encoding cytochrome c3 family protein: protein MREHFFWGGFMKKTQIFISLFAFVTCILLSNNLYANSSESVVNEGHSHEDVKRGERFFKGLLPFDREYSSCVSCHNLNRVDTLNWNPSAMDIAIKYVDKDFESFQATVMNPVGIKMEASHVNFDISEEDLKTVKIYLDNLAHTGVPPAKPTHYNLILFLFLGLLITWAVIELIFIRKIKLKFIPLIILLGAFGWQVKMIVTDAIKLGRQENYAPDQPIKFSHKVHVDENGIDCMYCHTTAEQSKSAGIPATNLCMNCHILIREGTNSGKFEIAKVVDAAENGHSIEWKRIHNLPDHVYFSHAVHVGSGKLDCMQCHGPVDEMDIMEQYSDLSMGWCVNCHRDTEVDFGNNGYYEHYVKLHEELKSGAIDSVKAVDIGANDCMRCHY from the coding sequence ATGAGAGAACACTTCTTTTGGGGAGGTTTCATGAAAAAAACACAAATTTTCATATCCCTGTTCGCATTTGTTACCTGTATTTTACTATCCAATAATTTGTACGCCAATTCTTCAGAATCTGTTGTAAACGAAGGACATTCGCACGAAGATGTAAAACGTGGCGAACGTTTTTTTAAAGGCTTATTACCCTTCGACCGTGAATATTCGTCATGTGTATCCTGTCATAATTTAAATCGTGTCGACACACTGAACTGGAATCCTTCAGCAATGGACATTGCAATAAAATATGTGGATAAGGATTTTGAATCGTTTCAAGCCACGGTAATGAACCCGGTTGGCATAAAAATGGAAGCTTCGCATGTTAATTTTGATATTTCAGAAGAAGATCTGAAAACAGTAAAAATTTATCTCGACAATCTAGCACATACCGGAGTTCCTCCGGCAAAACCAACACATTACAATCTTATTCTGTTCCTGTTTTTAGGATTACTTATTACCTGGGCAGTTATTGAACTGATCTTTATCCGAAAAATAAAATTAAAATTCATTCCACTGATAATATTACTTGGCGCTTTTGGCTGGCAGGTAAAAATGATCGTTACCGATGCCATTAAATTAGGACGTCAGGAAAATTATGCTCCCGATCAACCCATAAAATTCTCGCATAAAGTACATGTCGACGAAAACGGAATTGATTGTATGTATTGCCATACCACGGCTGAACAAAGTAAATCGGCGGGTATTCCTGCCACTAATCTTTGTATGAATTGCCACATCTTGATTCGCGAAGGAACAAACAGTGGCAAATTTGAAATTGCCAAAGTGGTTGATGCCGCAGAAAACGGGCACTCAATTGAATGGAAAAGGATTCACAATCTTCCAGACCATGTTTATTTCAGTCATGCTGTGCACGTTGGTTCGGGAAAACTCGACTGTATGCAATGTCACGGCCCTGTTGACGAAATGGATATTATGGAGCAATACAGCGACCTTTCGATGGGCTGGTGTGTTAACTGCCACCGCGATACCGAGGTAGATTTTGGAAATAATGGCTACTACGAACATTACGTAAAATTGCACGAGGAACTGAAATCAGGAGCAATCGACTCCGTAAAAGCTGTTGATATTGGTGCTAACGATTGTATGCGCTGCCACTATTAA